One segment of Anopheles stephensi strain Indian chromosome 3, UCI_ANSTEP_V1.0, whole genome shotgun sequence DNA contains the following:
- the LOC118509915 gene encoding transient receptor potential cation channel trpm isoform X16 has protein sequence MLKHKRNAKPRTARSWIEANFQKRECIKFIPSPRNEDICCCGQERRTHQFAAGYETGVPGDTWQASKNTRAQPTDAYGTIEFQGGAHPTKAQYVRLSYDTRPELLVQLFTREWNLELPKLLITVQGGKANFELQPKLKKVLRKGLLKAAKTTGAWIFTGGTNTGVTKQVGDALLLEGQQRSGRVVSIGIAPWGIVERNHELLGHNRDVPCHSISSPRSKLAVLNNRHAYFLLVDNGTQGRYGAELILRRKLEKYISNQKLQPYKMLSSLMNFHYKVTHSSTPVVCLVIEGGTNTIRAVLEYVTDNPPVPVVVCDGSGRAADLIAFVHKYATDNGEQTVLESMHDYVLGIIQKTFEVSSEQAEQLFQELLQCTKNKNLITVFRIQDRPEGNTQELDQTILTALFKSQHLSPPEQLSLALTWNRVDIARSEIFVYGQEWPHGALDEAMMQALEHDRIDFVKLLLENGVSMRKFLTIPRLEELYNTKHGPANTLGYILRDVRPHIPKGYVYTLHDIGLVINKLMGGAYRSYYTRRKFRPIYAKVMNSYVNTHRKPSTFQRSAGVNSMSLLTGLLPVTSDMALFELPFNELLIWAVLTKRQQMALLMWTHGEEALAKSLVACKLYKAMAHEAADDDLDTEIYEELRSYAKEFESKGLKLLDFCYRQDAERAQRLLTCELQSWSSQSCLSLAVAANHRAILAHPCSQIILADLWMGGLRTRKNTNLKVICGLLCPFFIRKLDFKSKEELQQMPQTEEEHLENQYLDYEDRDKKDPDAKKALANSTQSPKSAGESAAPTPQALLSDTYSMKDTKVQENGKVGLTGCLSSKVSLTDSENKDNLFDSDGRQQRPLKLKKKFYEFYTAPITKFWADSMAYMFFLVLFTYTVLVRMEETPSWQECYAISYITTLGCEKIREIVSSEPVAISHKFSVWAWNMWNPCDAAAIIFFHIGLALRLRPYTMDIGRVIYCVDSIYWYLRILNILGVNKYLGPLVTMMGKMVKNMIYFVVLLLVVLMSFGVSRQAILFPNNDASWRLVRDVYYQPYFMLYGEVFADDIDPPCGEDPSQPPCVTGHWVTPIAMSMYLLIANILLINLLIAVFNNIFIEVNAVSHQVWMFQRFTVVMEYQQKPVLPPPLIALCHCYSLLRYAIRKAKGLQESRDNGLKLFLEKEDMERLYDFEEECVEGYFREQEILLQQSTEERIKNTDERVDHMAQKIEDINQKENIQSAAVQNIEFRLRKVEESAEQILNHLDVIHRFMSAHTLMNDTQGSTGNVSGNATAPGGMVAGMIMDHRTRTISESDSYILPPPTTQRKKFNRSLTEVRPDAYIFDDGKHLEVRTVLEESEAERSPDQMSQQHERDRKFSIRSEDSEMFPVGSVPKALSPVDMPTIKPSPPPPFLNIRQDTASTESKDTLTPLEGADDRTLVGDETIDDLMEPNYEGLRQRAGRRRNSSMCGPSASMPANGAGGVQVSVGQAAQAGSGSVGIGGRRNSESASGGGFDINKSQTSLYQMGFSKRQHSITQSEPDSGNDQPVQRTVPKGRHLLLQIHTEYTSITDELESVCHMIASPTSSLREDRTKNVNELTNPEFAAMMEKQHLKECEDSDYMMMEKLFQTRCSLEDSDEYFDDTEPEEHGPRKMLRRETAIELPVTPSKSNIVSLADSSLGHEDFTMKHERQPASNRNSLRDSKNSPLSLSSQNSPRNSQYMQSSFLNPTVCDGAGRLYKKSCESLQKNSSTDTEYSLQPYRFIKQSSNETNSSFNIDNSSITNDMSIDGETSLNSTVIEMVSAPSIAAAAAAAVASAPALPDGERGGFPTKRTSSLGSSSAAVEMRQGLLKGSKDRGSKDGSGSGGSIPEGLERAVPGTSSVAQVPSGTMVPNKPPRSARFTDSLTVLGPKSILSRLKESSSTSTEEGPQRDTSAPIPCISTNLVQDEIAKLSSNIKSSTDEDTEPPFNETMC, from the exons TACGTGCGCTTATCGTACGACACCCGGCCAGAGCTGCTGGTGCAGCTGTTTACACGCGAATGGAATCTCGAGCTGCCGAAGCTACTCATCACGGTGCAGGGCGGAAAGGCAAACTTTGAGCTGCAGCCAAAGTTGAAAAAG GTGCTTCGGAAAGGTTTACTGAAGGCGGCGAAAACTACCGGAGCATGGATATTTACCGGCGGTACCAATACGG GTGTAACGAAACAGGTCGGCGATGCGCTATTGCTCGAAGGCCAGCAACGGTCCGGACGGGTGGTAAGCATCGGTATAGCGCCCTGGGGCATCGTCGAGCGTAACCACGAACTGCTCGGACACAACCGGGACGTACCCTGCCACAGTATCAGCTCGCCCAG ATCGAAACTAGCCGTCCTGAACAACCGGCACGCTTACTTCCTGCTGGTCGACAACGGTACCCAGGGACGGTACGGGGCGGAACTAATCCTGCGGAGAAAGCTGGAGAAATACATATCGAACCAGAAGCTGCAACCCT ACAAGATGCTGTCATCTTTAATGAACTTTCACTACAAAG TTACCCACTCGAGCACCCCCGTAGTATGCTTGGTAATTGAAGGTGGTACAAACACAATCAGAGCTGTGCTAGAATACGTCACCGATAACCCACCGGTTCCGGTAGTAGTGTGTGATGGGTCAGGCCGGGCAGCAGACTTAATAGCGTTTGTACATAA GTATGCAACGGATAATGGAGAGCAGACGGTGCTGGAATCGATGCACGACTACGTGCTCGGCATCATACAGAAAACGTTCGAGGTCAGCTCGGAGCAGGCGGAACAACTGTTCCAGGAGTTGCTGCAAtgcactaaaaataaaaatctc ATCACGGTGTTCCGCATACAGGACCGACCGGAGGGCAATACTCAGGAATTGGACCAAACGATTTTAACTGCACTTTTTAAATCACAGCACCTTAGTCCACCGGAGCAGCTCAGCCTGGCGCTTACCTGGAACCGGGTCGACATCGCCCGGTCGGAGATCTTTGTGTACGGACAGGAATGGCCCCACGGTGCACTGGACGAGGCGATGATGCAAGCGCTCGAGCATGACCGTATCGATTTCGTGAAGCTGCTGCTCGAGAACGGTGTTTCGATGCGCAAGTTCCTCACGATACCACGGTTGGAGGAGCTGTACAATACGAAGCACGGTCCGGCCAACACGCTCGGGTACATCCTGCGTGACGTACGGCCCCATATACCGAAGGGCTACGTGTACACGCTGCACGACATTGGGCTGGTCATTAATAAGCTGATGGGTGGCGCataccggtcatactacacaCGCCGCAAATTTCGACCAATCTACGCGAAGGTGATGAACAGCTACGTCAACACGCACCGTAAACCGTCCACCTTTCAGCGATCGGCCGGGGTCAACTCGATGAGCCTGCTCACCGGGCTGCTGCCGGTAACGTCCGATATGGCACTGTTTGAGTTGCCGTTCAACGAGCTGCTGATCTGGGCGGTACTGACCAAACGGCAGCAGATGGCACTGCTGATGTGGACACACGGTGAGGAAGCGTTGGCAAAGTCGCTGGTCGCTTGCAAGCTGTACAAGGCGATGGCACACGAGGCGGCCGACGATGATCTCGACACGGAGATCTACGAGGAGTTGCGTAGCTATGCAAAGGAATTCGAGAGCAAAGGACTGAAGCTGCTGGATTTCTGCTACCGGCAGGATGCGGAACGAGCACAGCGGCTGCTGACGTGCGAGCTACAGTCCTGGTCAAGCCAGAGCTGTCTGTCGCTGGCGGTGGCAGCGAATCATCGCGCAATACTGGCCCATCCCTGCAGTCAGATAATACTGGCCGACCTGTGGATGGGTGGGTTGCGCACGAGAAAAAACACCAATCTTAAG GTTATTTGTGGACTGCTTTGTCCGTTTTTTATAAGAAAGCTAGACTTCAAATCGAAGGAAGAACTGCAGCAGATGCCACAAACCGAGGAGGAGCATCTGGAAAATCAATATCTCGACTACGAGGATCGCGATAAGAAGGACCCGGATGCGAAG AAAGCTCTTGCAAACTCCACGCAAAGCCCGAAATCCGCGGGCGAAAGTGCAGCGCCAACACCGCAG GCGCTTCTGTCCGATACGTACTCAATGAAAGATACCAAAGTgcaggaaaatggaaaa GTAGGTCTGACCGGATGCTTGAGCTCAAAA GTTTCGCTCACGGATTCGGAAAACAAGGACAACCTGTTCGACAGCGACGGACGCCAGCAGCGACCACTGaagttgaagaaaaaattCTACGAGTTCTACACAGCTCCCATTACCAAGTTTTGGGCCGATTCG ATGGCGTACATGTTTTTTCTCGTCCTGTTTACGTACACGGTGCTGGTGCGGATGGAGGAAACGCCGAGCTGGCAGGAGTGCTACGCCATTTCCTACATCACCACGCTGGGCTGTGAGAAGATACGCGAGATCGTATCATCGGAACCGGTGGCAATATC GCACAAGTTTTCCGTGTGGGCCTGGAACATGTGGAACCCGTGCGATGCAGCCGCAATCATATTTTTCCACATCGGGCTCGCACTGCGGTTACGGCCGTACACGATGGACATCGGTCGGGTGATATATTGCGTGGATAGCATCTACTGGTATTTGCGGATATTGAACATTCTAGGTGTAAACAAATATTTGG GACCACTGGTGACGATGATGGGCAAGATGGTGAAGAACATGATTTACTtcgtggtgctgttgctggtggtgttgatgAGCTTCGGCGTGAGCCGCCAGGCAATCCTATTTCCGAACAACGATGCCAGCTGGCGATTGGTCCGGGACGTGTACTATCAGCCGTACTTCATGCTGTACGGAGAAGTGTTTGCCGACGATATTGATCCGCCGTGCGGTGAGGACCCATCGCAACCACCATGCGTAACGG GCCACTGGGTGACACCGATCGCCATGTCGATGTATCTGTTGATAGCGAACATTCTGCTAATCAATCTGCTGATTGCCGTGTTCAACAACATCTTCATCGAGGTGAACGCCGTCTCGCACCAGGTCTGGATGTTCCAACGCTTCACGGTCGTGATGGAGTACCAGCAGAAACCGGTCCTGCCACCACCGCTGATTGCGCTCTGCCATTGCTATTCGCTGCTACGGTACGCGATACGCAAAGCGAAAGGGTTGCAGGAATCACGGGACAATGGGTTGAAGCTGTTTCTCGAAAAGGAAGATATGGAACGGTTGTACGATTTTGAGGAAGAGTGCGTTGAGGGTTACTTCCGCGAGCAGGAAATACTGCTGCAGCAGTCGACGGAGGAGCGGATAAAAAATACGGACGAACGTGTGGACCATATGGCGCAGAAGATAGAGGACatcaatcagaaggaaaacatcCAGAGTGCGGCCGTGCAGAACATTGAGTTTCGTTTGCGTAAGGTGGAAGAGTCGGCCGAGCAGATACTGAACCATCTGGACGTGATACACCGGTTCATGTCGGCCCACACGCTCATGAACGATACGCAGGGCTCGACGGGCAACGTGAGTGGCAATGCGACAGCGCCGGGTGGCATGGTGGCGGGCATGATAATGGATCACCGGACGAGGACAATCTCGGAGAGTGATAGCTACATCTTGCCACCGCCGACGACGCAGAGGAAAAAGTTTAACCGATCGCTGACGGAGGTGCGGCCCGATGCGTACATCTTCGACGATGGAAAGCATCTGGAGGTGCGGACGGTGCTGGAGGAGAGTGAGGCCGAACGGTCCCCGGATCAG ATGTCTCAACAACACGAACGGGATCGCAAATTTTCGATCCGCTCGGAAGACTCGGAAATGTTCCCGGTCGGTAGCGTCCCGAAGGCCCTCTCACCGGTAGACATGCCAACGATCAAACCTTCGCCACCGCCTCCATTTCTGAACATCCGACAGGATACGGCTAGCACCGAAAGCAAGGACACACTAACGCCGTTGGAAGGTGCGGACGATAGAACGTTGGTTGGGGATGAAACGATAGACGACCTGATGGAACCGAACTATGAAGGATTGCGGCAGCGGGCCGGACGGCGACGAAACTCGTCTATGTGTGGACCGAGCGCCAGTATGCCTGCAAATGGTGCCGGTGGAGTACAGGTGTCTGTTGGGCAGGCCGCCCAAGCGGGCAGCGGAAGTGTAGGCATCGGTGGTCGGCGTAACTCGGAAAGTGCATCCGGAGGTGGATTCGATATAAACAAATCTCAGACCAGCCTGTATCAGATGGGCTTCTCCAAGCGGCAGCACAGCATCACGCAATCGGAGCCGGATAGTGGCAATGATCAAC CCGTTCAACGGACCGTTCCAAAGGGACGCCATCTCCTCCTCCAGATACACACGGAGTACACCTCCATCACGGATGAGCTGGAGAGCGTGTGTCACATGATAGCATCACCAACTAGTTCGCTACGGG AAGATCGCACGAAGAACGTAAACGAACTGACAAATCCCGAATTTGCCGCCATGATGGAGAAGCAGCACCTCAAGGAGTGCGAAGACAGTGATTACatgatgatggaaaaattGTTCCAAACGCGCTGTTCGCTCGAGGACAGTGACGAGTACTTTGACGACACCGAACCGGAAGAGCACGGACCCCGCAAAATGTTACGTCGCGAGACAGCCATCGAACTGCCGGTGACACCATCGAAATCAAACATCGTTTCCCTAGCGGACAGTAGCCTAGGCCACGAGGATTTTACCATGAAGCACGAACGTCAACCGGCTTCGAACCGTAACTCGTTGCGTGATTCAAAGAACTCGCCACTATCCCTATCGAGCCAGAACTCACCACGCAACTCACAGTACATGCAATCCTCCTTTCTGAATCCCACCGTGTGCGATGGTGCCGGCCGGCTGTACAAGAAGTCGTGCGAAAGTCTGCAGAAAAATTCCAGCACCGACACGGAGTATTCGCTGCAGCCGTACCGGTTCATCAAGCAAAGttcgaacgaaacgaacagtTCGTTCAACATCGACAACTCGTCGATCACGAACGATATGTCGATCGATGGCGAAACGAGCCTCAACTCGACCGTCATCGAAATGGTTTCAGCACCGTCGatagcggcggcggcggcggcggcagtcGCTTCGGCCCCCGCCCTGCCCGACGGCGAACGTGGCGGTTTCCCAACCAAACGCACCTCATCGCTCGGTAGCAGCTCGGCCGCGGTAGAAATGCGACAGGGATTGTTGAAGGGTAGCAAAGACAGGGGAAGCAAGGACGGTAGCGGTAGCGGTGGTTCCATTCCGGAAGGGTTAGAACGGGCCGTACCGGGCACCAGTTCAGTAGCACAGGTTCCGTCCGGTACGATGGTACCGAATAAACCACCCCGTTCGGCTCGGTTCACCGACAGTTTGACCGTGCTCGGACCCAAGAGTATACTGAGCCGGTTGAAGGAAAGTAGCTCGACCAGCACGGAGGAAGGACCGCAGCGGGACACGAGTGCACCGATACCGTGCATCAGCACAAACCTGGTGCAGGACGAAATAGCGAAACTATCCTCGAACATTAAGAGCAGCACGGATGAGGATACCGAACCGCCGTTCAATGAAACAATGTGCTGA